One region of Deltaproteobacteria bacterium genomic DNA includes:
- the hisI gene encoding phosphoribosyl-AMP cyclohydrolase, producing the protein MEPVKIDFAKGNGLVPVIVQDHETREVLMVAYMNEESWEKTKQTGKAHYYSRSRKGPWFKGEESGNFQEVRDAFIDCDNDTILIQVHQVGGAACHEGFRSCFFRKRADSEWNVIGERVFDPKEVYKK; encoded by the coding sequence ATGGAGCCAGTGAAAATCGATTTTGCCAAAGGCAACGGCCTCGTTCCCGTGATCGTCCAGGATCATGAGACCCGCGAAGTGCTGATGGTCGCTTACATGAACGAAGAGTCGTGGGAAAAGACCAAGCAAACCGGCAAAGCCCACTACTACAGCCGCTCGCGCAAAGGGCCGTGGTTCAAGGGCGAGGAGTCGGGCAACTTTCAGGAAGTCAGAGACGCTTTCATCGATTGCGACAACGACACGATCTTGATTCAAGTGCATCAGGTCGGCGGCGCGGCCTGTCATGAAGGCTTCCGCAGCTGCTTTTTCCGCAAGCGCGCCGATAGCGAGTGGAATGTGATCGGCGAGCGAGTTTTCGATCCTAAAGAGGTTTACAAAAAGTGA